One window from the genome of Pyrus communis chromosome 16, drPyrComm1.1, whole genome shotgun sequence encodes:
- the LOC137720956 gene encoding transmembrane ascorbate ferrireductase 1-like yields the protein MALKVPAVAFTFVVHTLGVAALALMLVWTIHFRGGFAWEATNKNLIFNLHPVLMLLGLIILGGEAIVSHKSLPFNKETKKVVHLVLHALALALGIIGIYLVFKNHNESGIPNLYSLHSWIGIGVIVLCGIQWIYGFLTFFYPGGSPTLRSESIPWHVVFGIIVYLLAVGNSSLGFLEKLTFLENSGIDKFGTEAFLVNFTAIITVLFGVFVILSVISEAPAPVEDDNSFSSIYKD from the exons atggcgTTAAAGGTACCGGCGGTTGCGTTCACGTTTGTGGTACACACGCTCGGGGTTGCGGCTTTGGCTTTGATGTTGGTTTGGACCATTCATTTCAGAGGAGGTTTCGCATGGGAAGCTACCAACAAGAACCTCATCTTCAAC CTTCATCCTGTTCTCATGTTACTTGGCTTAATTATCTTGGGAGGTGAAG CCATTGTTAGTCACAAATCACTGCCTTTCAATAAAGAGACGAAGAAAGTGGTACACTTGGTTCTTCATGCCCTCGCATTGGCTCTTGGGATCATTGGTATTTATCTTGTGTTCAAGAACCACAATGAGAGTGGAATTCCCAATCTGTACAGTTTGCACTCCTGGATTGGAATTGGGGTGATTGTTCTCTGTGGAATTCAG TGGATATATGGGTTCCTGACCTTCTTCTACCCCGGAGGAAGTCCGACACTGAGGAGTGAGTCTATTCCATGGCATGTGGTATTTGGAATCATTGTGTACTTACTGGCTGTTGGCAATTCTTCATTAGGGTTCTTAGAGAAGCTCACATTCCTCGAGAACTCGGGAATCGATAAGTTTGGTACCGAGGCCTTTCTTGTCAACTTCACTGCAATCATCACAGTACTGTTCGGAGTCTTCGTTATACTCTCGGTAATTTCTGAAGCTCCAGCTCCCGTTGAAGATGACAACAGCTTTTCTTCTATATATAAGGACTGA
- the LOC137720871 gene encoding transmembrane ascorbate ferrireductase 1-like, protein MALKVPAVAFTSVVHTLGIAALVLVLVWTIHFRGGLAWEATNKNLIFNLHPVLMLLGLIILGGEALVSYKSLPFNKKMKKVIHLVLHALALALGIIGIYLAFKNHNESGIANMYSSHAWIGIGVIVLYGIQWIYGFVTFFFPGGSPTLRRESIPWHVAFGIIVYVLAVGDASLGFLEKLTFLERSGLDKFGTEAFLVNFTTVITVLFGVFVILSVISEAPPPEEDYYSYSSIR, encoded by the exons ATGGCGTTAAAGGTACCGGCGGTTGCATTCACGTCTGTGGTACACACGCTCGGAATTGCAGCCTTAGTCTTGGTGTTGGTTTGGACCATTCATTTCAGAGGAGGTTTGGCATGGGAAGCTACCAACAAGAACCTCATCTTCAAC CTCCATCCTGTTCTCATGTTACTTGGCTTAATTATCTTGGGAGGAGAAG CCCTTGTTAGTTACAAATCACTGCCTTTCAATaaaaagatgaagaaagtgATACACTTGGTTCTTCATGCTCTCGCATTGGCTCTTGGGATCATTGGTATTTATCTTGCGTTCAAGAACCACAATGAGAGTGGAATTGCCAATATGTACAGTTCGCACGCCTGGATTGGAATTGGGGTGATTGTTCTCTATGGAATTCAG TGGATATATGGGTTCGTGACCTTCTTCTTCCCTGGAGGGAGTCCTACACTGAGGAGGGAGTCTATTCCATGGCATGTGGCGTTTGGAATCATCGTGTACGTACTGGCTGTCGGCGATGCTTCATTAGGGTTCTTAGAGAAGCTCACATTCCTCGAGAGATCGGGACTCGATAAATTTGGGACCGAGGCCTTTCTCGTCAACTTCACCACCGTCATCACAGTATTGTTCGGAGTCTTTGTTATACTCTCGGTAATTTCTGAAGCTCCACCTCCCGAAGAAGATTACTACAGCTATTCTTCTATTCGATGA